One Vigna unguiculata cultivar IT97K-499-35 chromosome 11, ASM411807v1, whole genome shotgun sequence DNA window includes the following coding sequences:
- the LOC114169582 gene encoding squalene synthase-like, translating into MGSLRSILKHPDDFYPLMKLKMAARNAEKQIPPEPHWAFCYTMLHKVSRSFALVIQQLGTDLRNAVCIFYLVLRALDTVEDDTSIATDVKVPILIAFHRHIYDRDWHFSCGTKEYKVLMDQIHHVSTAFLELGKNYQEAIEDITKRMGAGMAKFICKEVETIEDYDEYCHYVAGLVGLGLSKLFHASGSEDLASDSLSNSMGLFLQKTNIIRDYLEDINEIPKSRMFWPREIWSKYVNKLEDLKYEENSVKAVQCLNDMVTNALMHAEDCLIYMAALKDLAIFRFCAIPQIMAIGTLALCYNNIEVFRGVVKMRRGLTAKVIDRTKTMADVYGAFFDFACVLESKVDKNDPNATKTLSRLVAIQKTCRESGLLSKRKSYIVKDESGFGSTMIVILVILVSIIFAYLSANHHNN; encoded by the exons ATGGGGAGTTTGAGATCGATTCTGAAGCATCCAGATGACTTTTACCCGTTGATGAAGCTCAAAATGGCCGCCAGAAACGCCGAGAAGCAGATCCCGCCGGAGCCGCACTGGGCCTTCTGTTACACTATGCTCCACAAGGTTTCTAGAAGCTTCGCGCTCGTCATTCAGCAACTCGGTACCGACCTTCGCAACGCG gTTTGCATATTCTATCTGGTCCTTCGAGCGCTCGACACCGTTG AGGATGATACTAGCATAGCTACAGATGTCAAGGTGCCAATTCTGATAGCCTTTCACCGTCATATTTATGATCGCGATTGGCACTTTTCAT GTGGCACAAAGGAGTACAAAGTTCTAATGGACCAGATTCATCATGTTTCAACTGCTTTTCTGGAACTTGGAAAGAA CTATCAGGAAGCAATTGAGGACATTACAAAAAGAATGGGTGCTGGAATGGCCAAATTTATTTGCAAGGAG GTTGAAACAATTGAGGACTATGATGAATATTGTCACTACGTGGCTGGACTTGTTGGGCTGGGTTTATCAAAGCTCTTCCATGCCTCTGGTTCAGAAGATCTGGCTTCTGATTCCCTTTCCAATTCAATGGGCTTGTTTCTTCAG AAAACAAACATCATTCGAGATTATCTGGAAGACATCAATGAAATCCCCAAGTCACGCATGTTCTGGCCACGAGAGATTTGGAGTAAATATGTTAACAAACTTGAG GATTTGAAATACGAGGAGAACTCTGTTAAGGCAGTACAATGCTTAAATGACATGGTCACTAATGCTCTGATGCATGCTGAAGATTGCTTAATATACATGGCTGCTTTGAAGGACCTTGCTATATTTCGCTTTTGTGCTATACCCCAG ATAATGGCAATTGGAACACTTGCATTATGTTACAACAACATTGAGGTCTTCAGAGGTGTAGTTAAAATGAGGCGAG GTTTAACTGCCAAGGTGATTGACCGAACAAAGACTATGGCTGATGTCTATGGCGCTTTCTTTGATTTTGCTTGTGTGTTGGAGTCTAAG GTTGACAAAAATGATCCCAATGCAACAAAAACATTGAGTAGGCTGGTAGCTATACAGAAAACTTGCAGAGAATCTGGTCTCTTGAGTAAAAG AAAATCATACATTGTGAAGGATGAAAGTGGATTCGGCTCAACCATG ATTGTCATCTTGGTCATCCTGGTTTCCATCATTTTTGCTTATCTGTCGGCTAACCACCATAATAACTAG
- the LOC114168378 gene encoding SH3 domain-containing protein 2-like, which translates to MDAIRKQASKLREQVARQQQAVLKQFGGGGYGGSDNVATNGVELQLHQKLEKLYISTRAGKHYQRDFVRGVEGYIVTGSKQVEIGTKLSEDSRKYGAENTCTSGNTLSRAALSFAQAHAQTEKERGNLLKALGTQVAEPLRAMVVGAPLEDARHLAQRYDRMRQEAEAQAIEVSKRQARVREMPPSAENSMKLEAAEAKLQDLKANTTILGKEAAAALAAVEAQQQRLTLQRLIAMVEAERAYHQTVLQILDQLEGEMISEQRRIETPPIPPSLDNDMPPPPSYEEVNGVYASQAHNGTTDSMGYFLGEVLFPYSAVSEVELNLSVGDYIVVRKVTNSGWAEGECKGRAGWFPFSYIERRERVLASKVAEVF; encoded by the exons ATGGATGCTATCAGAAAGCAAGCCTCCAAGCTTCGAGAACAAGTCGCTCGCCAGCAACAG GCTGTTCTGAAGCAATTTGGGGGTGGTGGTTATGGAGGTTCAGATAATGTGGCTACCAATGGAGTGGAACTCCAGTTGCACCAGAAACTTGAGAAACTCTATATATCGACTCGTGCGGGGAAG CATTATCAAAGGGATTTTGTTCGTGGTGTAGAAGGTTATATTGTTACTGGGTCCAAGCAAGTGGAAATAG GAACAAAGTTGTCAGAAGATAGCAGGAAATATGGTGCAGAAAATACGTGTACCAGTGGTAATACACTGAGTAGAGCTGCACTAAGTTTTGCGCAAGCACATGCTCAAACGGAGAAGGAGCGTGGAAACCTACTAAAAGCTCTTGGTACACAG GTTGCAGAGCCCTTAAGGGCAATGGTGGTGGGAGCTCCATTGGAGGATGCACGGCATCTTGCTCAACGTTATGACAGAATGCGGCAAGAAGCTGAAGCACAG GCTATTGAAGTTTCCAAACGCCAGGCTAGAGTAAGAGAAATGCCACCCAGTGCTGAGAATTCTATGAAATTAGAAGCAGCTGAAGCAAAGCTGCAAGATCTGAAGGCAAACACGACCATACTGGGGAAGGAAGCAGCTGCAGCATTGGCTGCTGTTGAAGCACAGCAACAGAGGCTAACTCTTCAGCGTCTTATAGCTATG gttgaagCAGAGCGTGCCTATCATCAAACAGTCCTGCAAATACTTGATCAGCTTGAGGGGGAG ATGATATCAGAACAACGACGAATTGAAACCCCTCCTATTCCTCCTAGTCTGGATAACGACATGCCACCACCTCCGTCTTATGAAGAAGTGAATGGTGTCTACGCATCTCAGGCACATAATGGAACAACAGATAGCATGGGTTACTTCTTAGGGGAG GTTTTATTTCCATATTCTGCTGTATCCGAAGTGGAGCTAAATCTATCAGTTGGTGATTACATTGTTGTTCGAAAG GTGACAAATAGCGGATGGGCCGAGGGCGAATGCAAAGGCAGGGCAGGTTGGTTTCCGTTTAGTTACATTGAAAGGAGGGAACGGGTTCTTGCAAGTAAGGTGGCTGAAGTGTTTTAA